A region from the Phaenicophaeus curvirostris isolate KB17595 chromosome 3, BPBGC_Pcur_1.0, whole genome shotgun sequence genome encodes:
- the TUBB6 gene encoding tubulin beta-6 chain, with product MREIVHIQAGQCGNQIGTKFWEVISDEHGIDPAGGYVGDSALQLERINVYYNESSSQKFVPRAVLVDLEPGTMDSVRSGPFGQLFRPDNFIFGQTGAGNNWAKGHYTEGAELVDSVLDVVRKECEHCDCLQGFQLTHSLGGGTGSGMGTLLISKIREEYPDRIMNTFSVMPSPKVSDTVVEPYNATLSVHQLVENTDETYCIDNEALYDICFRTLKLTTPTYGDLNHLVSATMSGVTTSLRFPGQLNADLRKLAVNMVPFPRLHFFMPGFAPLTARGSQQYRALTVPELTQQMFDAKNMMAACDPRHGRYLTVATVFRGPMSMKEVDEQMLAIQNKNSSYFVEWIPNNVKVAVCDIPPRGLKMASTFIGNSTAIQELFKRISEQFSAMFRRKAFLHWFTGEGMDEMEFTEAESNMNDLVSEYQQYQEATANDGEEAFEDDEEEINE from the exons ATGAGGGAGATCGTGCACATCCAGGCGGGACAGTGTGGGAACCAGATCGGGACCAAG TTTTGGGAAGTGATAAGCGATGAGCACGGCATTGACCCGGCCGGAGGCTATGTGGGTGACTCAGcgctgcagctggagaggatCAATGTCTACTACAATGAATCATCCT CCCAGAAATTCGTACCAAGAGCAGTCTTAGTGGACTTGGAGCCGGGAACCATGGATAGTGTCCGATCTGGTCCTTTTGGTCAGCTCTTTCGGCCTGATAATTTCATCTTTG GACAAACTGGTGCAGGAAACAACTGGGCTAAAGGACACTATACAGAAGGGGCAGAGTTGGTTGACTCCGTACTTGATGTAGTAAGAAAAGAGTGTGAACACTGCGATTGCTTGCAAGGATTTCAGCTCACTCATTCCCTAGGAGGAGGGACAGGGTCTGGCATGGGAACCCTACTCATCAGCAAGATACGAGAGGAGTATCCTGACAGGATAATGAATACCTTTAGTGTCATGCCCTCTCCAAAGGTTTCTGATACAGTGGTGGAGCCTTATAATGCTACACTCTCGGTCCACCAGCTGGTTGAAAATACAGATGAAACCTACTGCATTGACAATGAAGCTTTGTATGACATTTGCTTCCGCACCCTGAAGCTCACCACTCCGACATATGGTGATTTAAACCACTTGGTTTCAGCTACAATGAGTGGGGTAACTACGTCCCTACGATTTCCAGGCCAGTTAAATGCTGACCTCAGGAAGCTGGCAGTAAACATGGTTCCTTTCCCACGCCTTCACTTTTTCATGCCAGGCTTCGCTCCTTTGACAGCCCGAGGCAGCCAACAATACCGAGCACTCACTGTTCCAGAGCTCACCCAGCAGATGTTTGATGCCAAAAATATGATGGCAGCCTGTGACCCAAGGCACGGGCGATATTTGACAGTGGCTACTGTCTTCCGTGGTCCCATGTCCATGAAGGAGGTCGATGAGCAGATGTTGGCCATCCAGAACAAGAACAGCAGTTACTTTGTGGAGTGGATCCCAAACAACGTCAAGGTGGCAGTGTGTGACATACCGCCTCGTGGCCTCAAGATGGCTTCCACATTCATTGGCAACAGTACTGCTATTCaagagctcttcaaaaggaTCTCGGAGCAGTTCTCGGCCATGTTCAGGAGAAAGGCCTTCCTCCACTGGTTCACAGGAGAAGGAATGGATGAAATGGAGTTCACAGAAGCGGAAAGCAACATGAATGATCTTGTTTCAGAGTATCAGCAGTACCAAGAAGCAACAGCAAATGATGGGGAGGAAGCGTTtgaagatgatgaagaagaAATCAACGAATAA